A genomic window from Chloroflexota bacterium includes:
- the thrC gene encoding threonine synthase yields MYSSWYQCVRGCGRRYPIYDVVYRCEDCGGLLEVEHDVDALRDRSADEWKALFEQRTHTHTWPYGSGVWGKKEWVCPQIDDENIVSVYEGHTNLYWAERLGKELSLPELWVKLCGNSHTGSFKDLGMTVLVSVLRQMISDGAPIKAVAAASTGDTSAAVAAYAAAAGIPAIVLLPRGKVSIEQLIQPIANGATVLSLDTDFDGCMAIVQQMTQDPHIYLANSMNSLRMEGQKTVGIEIVEQFNWEVPDWIIIPSGNLGNVSALGKGLLLMKELGLIKRLPRLVAAQAAHANPLYQSFQTGFEQFMPMTAKKTLASAIQIGNPVSYERAVRVLQAFDGIVEQVTEDELANAAMRADKTGLYACPHTGVALGAMFKLLERGEIKPDQRVVVISTAHGLKFSRFKVDYHQEQLVDVVSRYANPPIEVAANYGAVMDAIG; encoded by the coding sequence ATGTATTCCAGTTGGTACCAATGTGTGCGCGGCTGCGGGCGGCGTTACCCGATTTACGATGTGGTGTATCGCTGCGAAGATTGCGGCGGGCTATTGGAAGTGGAACATGATGTGGATGCCCTGCGCGACCGCTCCGCCGATGAATGGAAAGCGCTTTTTGAACAGCGTACGCACACGCATACCTGGCCGTATGGCAGTGGTGTGTGGGGAAAAAAAGAGTGGGTCTGCCCGCAAATCGACGATGAAAATATTGTTTCAGTTTATGAAGGGCATACTAATTTGTATTGGGCCGAGCGTCTGGGTAAAGAATTGAGTTTACCCGAACTGTGGGTCAAACTGTGCGGCAATAGCCACACCGGCTCTTTTAAAGATTTGGGCATGACCGTGCTGGTTTCGGTACTCAGGCAGATGATTAGCGATGGCGCGCCGATTAAGGCTGTAGCCGCGGCATCGACGGGGGATACATCGGCTGCCGTGGCGGCCTACGCGGCGGCCGCGGGCATTCCGGCGATTGTGTTGTTGCCGCGCGGCAAGGTCTCGATTGAACAGTTGATCCAGCCAATTGCCAACGGGGCTACGGTACTCTCGTTGGATACCGATTTCGACGGCTGTATGGCAATTGTCCAGCAAATGACGCAGGACCCTCACATTTATCTGGCGAACTCGATGAACTCGCTGCGCATGGAGGGGCAAAAGACGGTTGGCATTGAAATCGTTGAGCAGTTCAACTGGGAAGTCCCCGACTGGATCATTATTCCTTCCGGCAATTTAGGCAATGTCAGCGCATTGGGAAAGGGCTTGTTGCTGATGAAAGAACTTGGTTTGATAAAGCGGTTGCCGCGCCTGGTGGCGGCGCAGGCTGCCCACGCTAATCCGCTTTACCAGAGTTTTCAAACAGGCTTTGAGCAGTTTATGCCGATGACGGCTAAGAAAACTCTTGCCAGCGCCATTCAGATCGGCAATCCGGTCAGCTACGAGCGCGCTGTGCGAGTGCTACAAGCCTTTGACGGTATCGTTGAACAGGTTACCGAAGATGAACTTGCCAATGCGGCTATGCGCGCCGATAAAACCGGCCTGTATGCCTGCCCGCATACCGGGGTGGCGCTGGGGGCTATGTTCAAACTGCTGGAACGCGGCGAAATAAAACCCGATCAGCGTGTTGTGGTTATCTCCACAGCGCACGGACTCAAGTTCTCGCGTTTCAAAGTCGATTATCATCAAGAGCAGTTAGTTGATGTTGTCTCGCGCTATGCTAACCCGCCGATTGAAGTCGCAGCCAATTATGGTGCAGTGATGGATGCAATTGGCTAG
- a CDS encoding aspartate kinase: MKTLVMKFGGTSVGNADAIRQTATIVKEYAPQWERLTVVVSAMRGITDALIHSAQAAARGDQSTYQGLIADLQVRHYEAIMELIPSGEERKSLLEIVNQHLNELSAYCNSIHVLGEVTPRGMDTITSLGERLNARVVSAALRQIGLKAQPVNATELIITDANFQNAVPDMEATRSRTRSKLIPFFEAGSIPVVTGFISATPDGVITTLGRGGSDYTAAILGTCLDADEVWTWTDVDGVMTADPRVVPDARVIPELSFSEVSELAYFGAKVLHPKTIRPIIEQDIPLWVKNTFNPSYPGTRITAAPQSDSGQVTAISTIPNLSMVTVEGRGMLGVPGIAARTFSAVARTGASVLMISQASSEQSISFVIPTANATDVIASLETEMSLELTRRDIDRIWSKDDVTILTVVGAAIRNTPGVAARIFGALGKANINVIAIAQGSSEYSISLVLTDADAEEAMRAIHTEMLVEA, translated from the coding sequence ATGAAAACATTGGTGATGAAATTTGGCGGCACATCCGTCGGCAATGCCGATGCCATTCGTCAAACAGCGACAATTGTCAAGGAGTATGCTCCCCAATGGGAGCGCCTGACTGTGGTTGTTTCGGCCATGCGCGGCATCACCGATGCCCTCATCCACAGCGCTCAAGCCGCAGCCCGCGGCGACCAATCTACTTATCAGGGTTTGATTGCCGATTTGCAGGTGCGCCACTACGAAGCCATTATGGAACTGATCCCCTCCGGAGAAGAGCGTAAAAGCCTGCTCGAAATCGTCAATCAACACCTTAATGAACTCAGCGCCTACTGCAACAGCATCCACGTGCTGGGGGAAGTCACCCCGCGCGGTATGGATACCATCACTTCGTTGGGGGAGCGTCTGAATGCACGCGTGGTTTCGGCGGCTTTGCGCCAAATTGGATTGAAAGCCCAACCGGTAAACGCCACCGAACTGATTATCACGGATGCCAATTTTCAGAATGCTGTGCCGGATATGGAAGCCACGCGCAGCCGGACGCGCTCGAAGTTGATACCCTTTTTCGAGGCGGGTTCCATCCCTGTGGTGACCGGCTTCATCAGCGCCACCCCCGATGGAGTGATTACAACCCTGGGGCGCGGTGGCAGCGATTATACTGCTGCCATCCTGGGCACCTGCCTCGATGCCGACGAAGTCTGGACCTGGACTGACGTGGACGGCGTGATGACTGCCGATCCGCGCGTTGTCCCTGATGCGCGTGTTATCCCGGAGCTTTCTTTCAGCGAAGTTAGCGAACTGGCCTATTTTGGCGCCAAGGTGTTGCACCCCAAGACCATCCGTCCGATCATCGAGCAAGATATTCCCCTGTGGGTCAAGAATACCTTCAACCCCAGCTATCCTGGCACGCGTATCACCGCTGCACCCCAGAGCGACTCTGGGCAAGTGACCGCTATCTCGACCATTCCGAATCTGAGCATGGTCACCGTGGAGGGACGCGGCATGTTGGGTGTTCCTGGCATTGCAGCGCGCACATTTTCCGCCGTCGCCCGCACCGGAGCCAGTGTGCTGATGATTTCGCAGGCCTCCTCCGAGCAATCGATCAGTTTCGTGATTCCCACCGCCAACGCCACCGATGTCATTGCTTCGCTGGAAACAGAAATGTCGCTGGAATTAACCCGCCGCGATATTGATCGCATCTGGTCGAAAGATGATGTCACGATTCTAACGGTAGTCGGCGCGGCCATTCGCAACACGCCCGGCGTGGCGGCGCGCATCTTTGGCGCGCTGGGCAAGGCCAATATCAACGTGATTGCCATCGCCCAAGGTTCATCGGAGTATAGCATCTCGCTGGTTTTGACCGACGCCGATGCGGAAGAAGCCATGCGTGCCATCCATACCGAAATGTTGGTCGAAGCATAA
- a CDS encoding helix-turn-helix domain-containing protein codes for MEELSQSIVNWIKDVRKSKGLSLTELGNRAGITHSQLSRIENGVSALTLFSLIRMLHGMNYSFTSLFSEKIIDSKFPLPSIYLEEKTESYQYPVIKFSDIDSFVHFILYRKNARIIIAKWIKHYLKNYTSWADETIAVLMDEAITLLTFPSVDNREGSLYENLCYPIDIGVDKLRKIYLSGGVLLMRDIGAYIRNQRIASNLSLRALSSRIDFSHPGLIKLESNIGDRVIFSDILKLDRALGVDGELVALAWRAGELYLGVHRIYERKEFPLPYTTREVEWIERLVIVQRIYQHFDLDEEIQSCIADLRENAVLDPS; via the coding sequence ATGGAAGAGTTATCACAATCAATCGTAAATTGGATCAAGGATGTCAGGAAAAGTAAGGGACTTTCTTTAACTGAGCTTGGCAATCGAGCAGGTATCACACATTCACAATTGAGCCGCATCGAGAACGGAGTTTCGGCCCTAACGTTATTTTCCTTGATTCGAATGTTGCATGGGATGAATTACTCGTTTACTTCATTATTTAGTGAGAAAATTATTGATAGCAAATTTCCACTGCCAAGCATCTATCTAGAAGAAAAAACCGAATCGTACCAATATCCAGTCATAAAGTTTAGCGATATTGATAGCTTTGTCCATTTCATCCTGTACAGGAAAAATGCCAGAATTATTATTGCAAAATGGATAAAACACTATTTGAAGAACTATACATCATGGGCAGATGAAACCATAGCAGTACTAATGGATGAAGCAATTACTCTGCTTACTTTTCCGTCAGTTGATAATCGAGAAGGATCTCTATATGAAAATCTTTGCTATCCGATAGATATTGGCGTTGATAAACTTAGAAAAATCTATCTATCAGGGGGGGTACTGCTAATGAGGGATATTGGGGCCTATATCCGAAATCAGAGAATAGCTAGTAACCTTTCCCTGAGGGCTCTCAGCAGCAGGATCGATTTTTCTCACCCAGGGTTAATTAAATTGGAATCAAACATTGGTGATAGAGTCATTTTCTCTGATATTCTAAAATTAGATCGAGCATTGGGAGTTGATGGTGAACTAGTAGCACTCGCATGGAGAGCAGGCGAATTATATCTGGGGGTTCACAGGATTTACGAAAGGAAAGAGTTTCCTTTGCCTTATACAACACGTGAGGTTGAATGGATCGAAAGGTTAGTCATTGTCCAGAGGATCTACCAACATTTTGATCTGGATGAAGAAATCCAATCTTGCATAGCTGATCTAAGGGAGAATGCCGTTTTGGATCCTTCATAA
- the trxB gene encoding thioredoxin-disulfide reductase: MEDKKVHKMLIIGSGPAGLAGALYASRANLEPVVFTGMQLGGQVSTTHIVENYPGFPEGIGGPELVDAFQKQAERFGTRVEFDQVTDIDFSKRPFKVITYSGEYYAETLLLSTGANPRHLEIPGEVEFTGRGVSYCATCDGHFFQGKDVIVVGGGDSALEEGLFLTRFAKTITIVHRRDELRAGKLLQARAFNDPKVSFIWDSTLTEIVGEGIVQSVKVKNLKTGDESDMPTEGVFIFIGHIPNTELYVGKLEMDDQGYVVIDKYMQTSIPGVYAAGEVADSHFRQVITSAGMGAAAAMQAIHYLENQIK; this comes from the coding sequence ATGGAAGACAAAAAAGTACATAAAATGCTAATCATTGGCTCTGGCCCTGCTGGCCTGGCCGGAGCGCTATACGCATCCCGTGCTAATTTGGAGCCCGTGGTTTTCACGGGTATGCAATTAGGTGGGCAGGTTTCCACGACACATATTGTCGAGAATTATCCTGGCTTTCCCGAAGGCATTGGTGGCCCCGAATTGGTAGATGCTTTTCAAAAACAGGCCGAACGATTTGGTACTCGAGTTGAATTCGATCAAGTCACCGATATCGATTTTTCCAAGCGCCCTTTCAAAGTCATTACCTATAGCGGCGAATATTATGCCGAAACGCTGCTCCTCAGTACCGGCGCCAACCCGCGCCATCTTGAGATTCCCGGCGAAGTAGAATTCACCGGACGTGGTGTTTCCTATTGCGCAACTTGCGATGGGCATTTCTTCCAGGGCAAAGATGTGATTGTGGTTGGCGGTGGCGATAGCGCCCTGGAAGAAGGTCTTTTCCTGACGCGTTTTGCAAAGACCATTACCATCGTGCATCGACGCGATGAATTGCGCGCCGGAAAACTGCTGCAAGCGCGCGCTTTTAATGATCCTAAAGTCAGTTTTATTTGGGATAGCACACTTACCGAGATCGTTGGCGAGGGGATTGTGCAAAGTGTCAAAGTGAAGAACCTCAAAACGGGCGACGAGAGTGATATGCCCACCGAAGGCGTGTTTATCTTCATCGGCCACATCCCCAACACCGAGCTTTATGTCGGTAAGCTGGAAATGGACGATCAAGGTTATGTTGTTATCGATAAGTATATGCAAACCAGTATCCCCGGTGTTTACGCGGCTGGCGAAGTTGCCGACTCGCATTTCCGACAGGTGATTACTTCCGCGGGAATGGGTGCCGCCGCCGCTATGCAGGCCATTCATTACCTTGAAAATCAAATTAAATAG
- a CDS encoding site-specific integrase, whose amino-acid sequence MSLQEFEKYLRRTLGRADSTVYSYVRDAMRYHSFLEQIEINDVTINQDLFEDFIAWLRNTNLSESTVERVAYGVYRYWKFLYRQRLAPTPEPMENMEITFRKIINPTPHIANDTMDHLMGDLYERLREIW is encoded by the coding sequence ATGTCATTACAAGAATTCGAAAAATATCTAAGGCGGACATTGGGTCGTGCTGATTCAACAGTCTACTCATATGTACGGGATGCTATGCGATATCATAGTTTTCTAGAGCAAATTGAGATAAATGACGTAACGATCAATCAAGATCTATTTGAAGATTTCATTGCATGGCTGAGGAACACCAACCTATCCGAATCTACAGTTGAACGTGTCGCCTATGGCGTATACCGTTATTGGAAATTTTTATATCGCCAAAGGCTGGCTCCTACACCAGAACCCATGGAAAACATGGAAATCACCTTTCGCAAAATCATCAACCCAACTCCTCATATCGCGAACGACACAATGGATCATCTTATGGGAGATTTATATGAGAGACTTCGAGAAATTTGGTGA
- the mdh gene encoding malate dehydrogenase, whose product MDKKVTIVGAGMTGSTTAHWLAEREIADIVLVDIVEGMPQGKALDMQEAMPVIGKDVTITGSNDYAATAGSDIIVITAGLPRKPGMSRDDLLAANTAIVGKVVEETIKLSPDAIYIILTNPLDVMTYLAWKKSGLPANRVIGQAGVLDSARMRAFVAMELGVSVENIHCYVLGGHGDSMVPLTQHSNVAGVPLHKTMPQERLDAIVERTRKGGGEIVSLLKQGSAFYAPAAGVAQMAAAILKDKQLIVPAAVYMQGEYGLNGIYFGAPAQLGANGVEKIIEYELSDDELAELQKSAKSVAENIAALGL is encoded by the coding sequence ATGGATAAAAAAGTTACGATTGTTGGCGCGGGGATGACTGGTTCAACTACCGCGCATTGGTTGGCTGAACGTGAGATCGCTGATATTGTTTTGGTAGATATTGTCGAGGGGATGCCGCAGGGTAAAGCACTCGATATGCAAGAGGCCATGCCGGTAATTGGCAAAGATGTTACTATCACAGGCAGCAATGATTATGCTGCCACTGCCGGATCCGATATTATTGTGATTACAGCTGGCCTGCCGCGCAAGCCGGGCATGAGCCGTGATGATCTGCTGGCGGCCAATACAGCCATTGTTGGCAAAGTTGTAGAAGAGACGATCAAACTTTCCCCCGATGCCATTTATATCATTCTCACCAATCCGTTGGATGTGATGACGTATCTGGCCTGGAAGAAATCTGGGTTGCCTGCCAACCGTGTCATCGGTCAGGCCGGTGTACTCGATTCGGCACGGATGCGCGCCTTCGTTGCCATGGAACTGGGCGTCAGCGTTGAAAATATTCATTGCTATGTGCTGGGTGGACACGGCGACTCGATGGTGCCGTTAACGCAGCACTCCAACGTAGCTGGTGTACCTTTGCACAAAACGATGCCCCAAGAACGCCTGGATGCAATTGTAGAGCGCACCCGCAAAGGCGGTGGTGAAATTGTCAGCTTACTCAAGCAGGGCAGCGCGTTTTATGCTCCGGCGGCAGGTGTTGCTCAGATGGCTGCAGCTATCTTGAAAGACAAACAGCTTATCGTTCCCGCGGCTGTCTATATGCAGGGCGAGTACGGTCTCAACGGCATATACTTTGGCGCGCCTGCTCAGTTAGGTGCTAATGGTGTCGAGAAAATCATCGAATACGAACTCAGCGATGACGAGCTTGCAGAACTTCAAAAATCGGCAAAAAGTGTTGCCGAGAATATTGCCGCCTTGGGCCTGTAA
- a CDS encoding S1 RNA-binding domain-containing protein yields MKKYKVGQTVDAVVEKVLPFGVFARLDGETIGYIRHREMNIDTDVDPSQDLQAALPGKVLLVMTSVGPVPEILMRMAGEGVCDIAGRIS; encoded by the coding sequence ATGAAGAAGTATAAAGTTGGTCAGACCGTGGATGCAGTTGTCGAGAAAGTGCTGCCATTTGGTGTTTTCGCGCGTCTAGACGGTGAGACTATTGGGTATATTCGTCACCGCGAAATGAATATAGATACCGATGTGGATCCTTCGCAGGATTTGCAAGCTGCTTTGCCAGGCAAGGTTTTGTTGGTAATGACGTCTGTCGGGCCAGTGCCAGAGATTTTAATGCGCATGGCAGGTGAAGGGGTTTGTGATATAGCCGGGCGGATAAGCTAA
- a CDS encoding nucleotidyl transferase AbiEii/AbiGii toxin family protein, with protein MATLIQTMQNVLDSKDPLLAVETKRIILKEVLQAHVLDFLYNHAAYRKLNFYGGTCLHIIYELNRLSEDLDFDNQTGLELSNLHVDLLAHFQQTLGYTDISAKQQEGAGGILRITLKFPLLYELGLSPHASEALHLKVEISHHDQVCIVQRTPVMVYGRSLVASHFSLETMLAGKILACLERSFESGKSGATVKGRDFYDLLWFMQKRIWPLEEKLAQDGGKPYTVQSAMLALQEKIDYIPKRTLAIDLLPMFESRSFIETWLDVFHENFNTLMKTYLDNSLI; from the coding sequence ATGGCGACCTTGATCCAAACCATGCAAAACGTGCTGGATAGTAAAGACCCGCTTCTGGCTGTTGAAACCAAACGCATTATTCTCAAGGAAGTGCTTCAGGCGCATGTGCTGGATTTTCTGTACAACCACGCCGCCTATCGCAAATTGAACTTCTACGGTGGCACTTGCCTGCATATCATTTATGAACTCAATCGTCTTTCCGAAGACCTGGACTTTGATAACCAGACCGGGCTGGAACTGAGCAATCTTCACGTAGATTTATTGGCTCATTTTCAACAAACGCTTGGTTACACAGATATTTCTGCCAAGCAACAGGAAGGGGCTGGTGGCATCCTGCGTATCACGCTCAAATTTCCGCTGCTCTATGAGTTAGGGCTTTCTCCACATGCCAGTGAAGCCTTACATCTCAAAGTAGAAATTAGCCATCACGATCAGGTGTGTATTGTTCAACGCACCCCAGTTATGGTATATGGGCGCAGTCTGGTCGCCAGTCATTTTTCGCTGGAAACCATGCTGGCGGGCAAAATCCTGGCTTGCCTGGAACGCTCCTTTGAGAGCGGAAAAAGCGGAGCTACTGTCAAGGGACGTGATTTTTACGATCTGCTCTGGTTTATGCAGAAGCGCATCTGGCCGCTTGAAGAAAAACTCGCACAAGATGGGGGAAAACCATATACAGTACAAAGTGCTATGCTGGCCTTGCAGGAAAAAATTGACTACATTCCAAAGCGTACCCTTGCCATAGATTTGCTGCCCATGTTTGAATCGCGCAGTTTCATCGAGACCTGGTTGGAT
- a CDS encoding site-specific integrase: MRDFEKFGEFITLRDLSIIHLIRHSGKSIQESLQFQRKAIEIINDEINIQNSNSFPLSKLWMEFLQRRDEMFPESEHLFPTLNGNLYLPGKFSKRFRKLVFQAGVQPIHNHPSDISQKQVERLNFLRFHYQRQRYQIILTMALLDCNALRSSEVANLRKRDINLDDGIIILEMTKGGMTQYVHIPEYLIEPLRKFTNYLSLDDNLFIKLNGNKWTRKDIHRVVKQYGEERGVKDIYPRRIRTTIARNLRENGASLDEAREFLRHSELRTTRLYYAPDTVESRRRIFKRYHPRSISLRSE, encoded by the coding sequence ATGAGAGACTTCGAGAAATTTGGTGAGTTTATTACTTTACGTGATCTATCAATCATTCATCTAATTCGGCACTCGGGAAAATCTATTCAAGAGAGTTTACAATTTCAGCGAAAAGCAATTGAAATAATCAACGACGAGATTAATATCCAAAATTCAAATTCATTTCCATTATCGAAGTTATGGATGGAATTTCTTCAAAGGCGGGATGAAATGTTTCCTGAATCGGAACATCTATTCCCCACCCTAAATGGCAATCTATATCTGCCGGGGAAGTTTTCTAAAAGATTTCGAAAACTTGTTTTCCAAGCTGGTGTTCAGCCAATCCATAACCACCCGAGCGATATTTCTCAAAAACAAGTAGAAAGATTGAATTTTCTTCGATTCCATTATCAACGCCAGCGGTACCAAATCATCCTTACTATGGCGTTACTGGATTGCAATGCTCTACGATCTTCAGAAGTTGCCAACCTCAGGAAACGAGATATCAATTTGGACGACGGAATCATAATCCTTGAAATGACCAAAGGTGGAATGACTCAGTATGTGCACATTCCTGAGTACCTAATCGAACCATTACGCAAATTCACAAACTATTTGTCACTCGATGATAATCTTTTCATAAAATTGAATGGTAATAAATGGACACGAAAAGACATTCACCGAGTTGTGAAACAATATGGAGAAGAAAGAGGCGTAAAGGATATTTACCCACGCAGAATTCGGACAACCATTGCTCGCAACCTCAGGGAAAACGGTGCTTCCCTTGATGAAGCTCGTGAATTTTTACGCCACAGCGAATTGAGAACAACAAGACTTTATTATGCACCTGATACTGTAGAAAGTCGCCGCCGTATCTTCAAGCGATATCATCCTCGATCAATATCTCTACGAAGCGAGTGA
- the asd gene encoding aspartate-semialdehyde dehydrogenase, translated as MNNNLSQKIPVAVLGATGAVGQRFVQLLADHPWFEVVALTGSERSIGKAYGETRWVLDGDPPAAARQMTISRSTPNLPAKLVFSALPTQHAKEIEPRFAAAGYAVCSNASAYRQATGVPLIIPEVNGDHLAMIERQRAEHGWPGLIVTSPNCTTSGLAMTLKPLDDAFGVRQVIVTTMQAVSGAGYPGVSYLDIDGNVIPYIGGEEEKIENESRILLGQIENGERVAAPFRVSAQANRVPVFDGHTLSIAVDFERKPTPGEAARVLAEFPGLDLPSAPLYPVVVRTEADRPQPRRDRSAAEGMAVTVGRIRECQILDLRMVSVVHNTLRGAASGSILNAELLVAEGYLE; from the coding sequence ATGAACAACAACCTATCTCAAAAAATACCTGTGGCCGTGCTGGGCGCTACTGGCGCTGTCGGTCAACGTTTTGTGCAATTACTCGCCGATCATCCCTGGTTTGAAGTTGTAGCCCTGACTGGCTCTGAGCGCAGCATTGGCAAGGCTTACGGCGAAACCCGCTGGGTGCTGGATGGTGATCCCCCCGCCGCGGCGCGCCAAATGACCATCTCCCGTTCCACGCCAAATTTGCCCGCCAAACTCGTTTTTTCGGCCTTGCCTACGCAGCATGCCAAAGAGATTGAGCCGCGCTTTGCCGCCGCCGGTTATGCCGTTTGCTCGAATGCATCGGCCTATCGTCAGGCGACGGGCGTTCCGCTGATAATTCCCGAGGTCAACGGCGACCACCTGGCGATGATAGAACGTCAGCGTGCAGAACATGGCTGGCCGGGGCTAATCGTCACCAGTCCCAATTGCACTACATCCGGCCTGGCGATGACCCTCAAGCCCCTCGATGATGCCTTTGGCGTGCGCCAAGTGATTGTCACCACTATGCAGGCCGTCTCCGGGGCGGGGTATCCGGGTGTATCGTATCTGGACATTGACGGCAACGTGATCCCCTATATCGGTGGGGAAGAAGAGAAAATTGAAAATGAATCCCGCATTTTGCTGGGGCAGATTGAGAATGGCGAGCGCGTGGCCGCACCGTTCCGCGTCAGCGCCCAGGCTAATCGTGTCCCGGTGTTTGACGGACATACCCTGAGCATTGCCGTGGATTTCGAGCGCAAACCCACCCCCGGGGAAGCCGCACGCGTTCTGGCCGAATTCCCCGGTTTGGATTTGCCCAGCGCGCCGTTATACCCCGTTGTTGTCCGCACTGAAGCCGACCGCCCGCAGCCGCGCCGCGACCGCTCCGCCGCTGAGGGCATGGCTGTCACCGTCGGGCGCATTCGCGAGTGCCAAATTCTGGATTTGCGCATGGTCAGTGTAGTTCACAACACTCTGCGCGGCGCGGCCAGCGGCTCGATATTGAACGCCGAGTTGCTGGTGGCGGAAGGATATTTGGAGTAA
- the rpsO gene encoding 30S ribosomal protein S15: MVTEKENKTDLIQKYSRHEKDTGSPEVQIALLTDRILYLTDHLREHKHDESSRRGLLKLVGRRRRLLRYLRSKDYNRFVALTKELGIRKV, from the coding sequence ATGGTAACAGAAAAAGAAAACAAGACAGACCTGATCCAAAAATATTCTCGTCACGAGAAAGATACCGGTTCGCCAGAAGTGCAGATTGCCCTGCTGACAGATCGTATCCTTTATCTTACCGATCACTTACGTGAGCATAAGCACGATGAATCTTCACGCCGGGGATTGTTGAAATTAGTTGGCCGCCGCCGCCGACTGCTCAGATACTTGCGCAGTAAAGACTACAATCGGTTTGTGGCATTGACCAAAGAGTTGGGCATTCGTAAGGTATAA